In one Lycium barbarum isolate Lr01 chromosome 7, ASM1917538v2, whole genome shotgun sequence genomic region, the following are encoded:
- the LOC132601490 gene encoding uncharacterized protein LOC132601490: protein MCLANANCNGKIWYFVADNIDVEVLIDSPLQITLKLFLQDLNQHLITTLVYAKYSASESLELWEDIYHLSNTLSCSWLIGGDFNVFLNDEEKTGGNLIQPQDIEDFAFCINSCDLEEVNFKGSPFTWWNGIADEACIFERLDRMLVNSLLLDNLEILKWNILQELDQIMLHFFVPMVISIRIRLNWSTWEHEDPFINFKSKMKKLKEVLSKWSKEVFGDIFKQLIIREEIVRLNEQLFDENLSQGRRKKLQIKRIQNSDGSWIEDDEQMADEAVHFYSQQFSQEELIGDENLLSLFPVFIDQNRNDLLCQMPRVDEVKKAVFNLGGSSASGPDSFPGIFYQTCWDIISLDVYKVVVAFF, encoded by the exons ATGTGCTTAGCCAATGCCAACTGTAATGGTAAAATATGGTACTTTGTGGCTGATAATATAGATGTAGAAGTTCTGATTGATTCCCCTCTGCAGATTACTTTGAAGCTGTTTTTACAAGATTTGAATCAGCATCTTATTACTACTTTAGTATATGCTAAATATAGTGCTTCTGAAAGTCTAGAGTTGTGGGAGGATATCTATCATCTTTCCAATACCTTATCTTGTTCCTGGTTAATAGGAGGAGACTTCAATGTGTTTCTGAATGATGAAGAAAAGACAGGGGGTAATCTTATTCAACCTCAGGATATAGAAGACTTTGCTTTTTGCATAAACTCTTGTGATCTTGAAGAGGTAAACTTTAAGGGTAGTCccttcacttggtggaatggaataGCAGATGAAGCATGTATTTTTGAGAGATTGGATAGGATGTTGGTGAATTCACTGCTTCTGGACAATTTGGAAATATTGAAGTGGAACATCTTGCAAGAACTGGATCAGATCATGCTCCACTTCTTTGTACCTATGGTGATAAGCATCAGAATTAG GCTGAATTGGTCCACTTGGGAGCATGAGGATCCTTTCATAAACTTCAAAAGCAAGATGAAAAAGCTGAAAGAAGTGTTATCCAAATGGAGCAAGGAAGTGTTTGGTGATATATTCAAACAGCTGATCATAAGGGAGGAAATAGTCAGATTAAATGAACAGTTGTTTGACGAAAATCTAAGCCAA GGAAGAAGGAAGAAACTGCagatcaaaagaattcaaaattCAGATGGTTCATGGATTGAGGATGATGAGCAAATGGCAGATGAGGCTGTGCACTTTTACTCTCAACAATTTTCACAAGAAGAGTTAATTGGAGATGAAAATTTGTTGTCACTCTTTCCTGTTTTTATTGATCAAAATAGAAATGATCTACTGTGTCAAATGCCTAGAGTTGATGAAGTCAAAAAAGCTGTTTTCAACCTTGGTGGATCAAGTGCTAGTGGACCTGATAGTTTTCCTGGAATTTTCTATCAGACATGTTGGGACATTATTAGCTTGGATGTATACAAGGTGGTGGTGGCTTTCTTTTAG
- the LOC132601491 gene encoding uncharacterized protein LOC132601491: MSRVVHDRLEVVLPQLISINQAGFVQGRSIIENVLLAQEIVTDIRKRGKPANVVIKLDMAKAYDRVSWSYLIKEVLSRALNAEFDNAEYVGYDMHKWSKNINHLAYADDTIIFASAEGESLKRIMKILQDYEAISGQLINKGKSSFYMHLNISGALSQQVEQITGFKRDQFPLKYLGCPIFHSRRKKVYYSDLIKKVKTSCKIGKENCTLLVEKQFLSIVSTKEEGKSRHWSSWDKVCLQNEEGGLGFRSLDDKKKPTEVQWKGGSQVWKKMIEARDQVDQQIWWEPRNGACDVWEDNWTKLGSLK; this comes from the exons ATGTCAAGAGTGGTTCATGATAGATTGGAAGTTGTGCTACCTCAGTTGATATCTATTAATCAAGCAGGTTTTGTACAAGGGAGAAGCATTATTGAGAATGTGCTATTGGCACAAGAAATAGTGACAGACatcagaaaaaggggcaaacCAGCAAATGTAGTGATCAAATTGGACATGGCAAAAGCCTATGATAGAGTATCTTGGTCATATTTGATAAAAG AGGTGTTATCAAGAGCTCTAAATGCAGAATTTGACAATGCTGAATATGTGGGCTATGACATGCATAAATGGAGTAAAAATATCAATCAtctggcttatgcagatgatactataataTTTGCATCTGCAGAAGGGGAGTCATTGAAGAGAATTATGAAGATACTGCAGGATTATGAGGCAATTTCAGGTCAACTGATCAATAAAGGCAAGAGTTCCTTTTATATGCATCTTAATATTTCTGGTGCACTGTCTCAGCAGGTGGAGCAGATTACAGGCTTTAAAAGGGATCAATTTCCATTAAAATACTTGGGATGCCCTATATTTCATTCAAGGAGGAAAAAGGTATATTACAGTGACCTAATCAAGAAGGTGaaaacaagctgcaaaattggaAAGGAAAATTGCACTCTTTTGGTGGAAAAGCAGTTCTTATCAATTGT GAGTACTAAGGAAGAAGGTAAAAGCAGGCACTGGTCTTCTTGGGACAAGGTTTGTTTACAAAATGAAGAAGGAGGATTAGGATTCAGATCTCTAGATGAT aagaAGAAGCCTACAGAAGTGCAGTGGAAAGGTGGATCACAAGTGTGGAAAAAAATGATAGAAGCAAGGGATCAAGTGGATCAACAGATATGGTGGGAACCTAGAAATGGAGCATGTGATGTATGGGAAGATAATTGGACTAAACTTGGTTCACTCAAATAG